The sequence below is a genomic window from Meles meles chromosome 3, mMelMel3.1 paternal haplotype, whole genome shotgun sequence.
TATTTATGATTCCCCAATTCATGAGAAGCATCAGTGCCCTTAAAGCTTAATCTGTGTCTACACCAAAATTTACTGAGCTGTAGTTCAAACAAGTCAAAAGAGCAAGAACTTCTTAAATATGTGTATATCCATAACTTCATTCAAAGGTTAATCTTTTAATATACTGAAAATTATAGCAAAACAACGTTCACATTCCAGGCCATTAAAATAGAATATAGAGGTTTATTTCATAATGAAGAATCATAATACtaactaaaacagaaaaatttgTATTATAAGAATAGTTCTTAATGATGGCAAGTAATTTGttttatacattatttctttttcacaatCGGCATCCATATTTCCCTAAATTGTACCactatgtctctgtgtgtgtaagtatgtatgaatgtatatttatttattgagggatAGATCATACCTACTGAAATTGTGCACATAATAGTAGAGGGAACAGTTAAGTAGCCACTATCCACATCTAAAGAGTATTATTATTTAGAAACCATATGATTCCCTATATAAAGAAGTAATTAAATATAATTCAATTTCGAGAAGTTACTAAAACTGgccaaaataaaacacattcttATTTTAGCTGAAtacaatgttctttttcttttgcatttaaataCTGATACATCAAATTACAAATACAGATTAACCTACTTGTAGCATCTCATTAGTTCTTATTTTagaataatgtataaataatacatttcattttctctaaggTTAACCAAATAAGAACTGAGACAGAATATTGAGTTCCATAtcctattcatttattaatttatttaaaatatattattgagcaactactatgtACAAGGCATTGCTCAGCCACTCATCTTATACAGAGGGCAAAATAATGATCTCACATTGGGAAATTTAAGTTCTTGTGTGTTAGGGTgacaataaacaataaatataattcatatgtCTATTTAATATGTTATAGATGAAAAATGATTTGCAAAACACATCAAAGGACAGCACCACTGAACACTAAATCAAAATTAATTGAACATAATTAGTTGgctaattgaaaataataaaaaaaaagtaaaagaagagtATGACCACAttaactacaacaacaacaaaaggagagCACAATAAGGAGAAATAGGTGATTGGGGTATGCAGGGCAGGAGAGATTACTAATATTTTAAGTGTGCTGTTTAAGGGTACACCTCATTTAAAAGGTGACTTTGACAAAAGACTGAACTCGATTTAAGAATAAggaattaattaaatttaaataaaacaaaatttaattaaagattttttaaaatgcaattttaaaaaagaacatggaaTTAAGATCCTGAGACTATATGGAGCTAACAGCTTACTGAACAGACCAAATATCATCAGTtgaatcaaacaaataaatgcccAGGTTGTAAAACAAGCCCATTTCAAAAGCTGGTTGAGAGTCTACCAATTTTAACTACAAAATATGCCTCActctctttttattattcttctaAATGTGAGGTTGAGGTTTACACCACtgcattttacctttttttttttcgtatttTAGGTGAAAGAGTGGAATTCATAATGGGGCAAGAGAATCACAGTTTCACcagtgatttctcttttcttcttcccaatcAAGTCTAGTTTTCTGCTCCCTtatagtcattatttttattatgactaTTATGGAAAACACAATCATGATCCTCCTTATCCTCAGGGACTCAAGACTCCACACTCCAATGTATTTCCTGCTCAGCCATCTGTCTTTCATGGACATCTTGCATATTTCTAACATTGTTCCCAAAATGGTCACTGACTTCCTGTCAGGCAGCAGAACTATTTCATTTGCAGGTTGTGGCTTCCAGGTATTTCTGTCCCTCACCCTCCTAGGTGGTGAGTGTCTTCTCCTGGCAGCAATGTCTTATGACCGCTATGTAGCCATCTGCCATCCACTGCACTATCCCATTCTTATGAATGACTATGTCCGCATCCTCATGGCTGGAGGGTCCTGGCTGGTTGGGACTGTCAACTCCATAGTCCACACGGCTTATGCCCTCCACTTTCCCTTCTGTGGCTCAAGAGCCATTGATCACTTTTTCTGCGAGGTCCCTGCCATGTTGAAGTTGTCCTGTGTGGACACAACCCTGTATGAACGAGGAGTTTATGTAAGtggcttaatttttcttcttatccCTGTCTCTGTAATCTTTGCTTCTTATGTCCAAATCCTCCTCAGTGTTCTTCAAATGAAATCATCAGAAGCACGGAAAAAGTCATTTTCTACCTGTTCCTTCCACATGATTGTGGTCACGATGTACTATGGACCATTTATTTTCACATACATGAGACCAAAAGCATACCACACTCCGGGCCAGGACAAGTATTTGGCAATATTCTACACCATCCTCACACCCACACTGAACCCTATAATCTACAGCTTTAGGAATAAAGACGTTCTGGAGGCAATGAAAAATATGCTCAAAAGTAACTTTCTCcattaaaaatagtaagaaaaatgcTTGAAGCCTATGTTTTCTATATTAATATTCAACACTTACAGGTTATCCATTATTCATGTATctggaaagaaaatcaaagtgtTTATCCATCAAGAGTAAAAGTGGATTTTTCCAAACCCCGATgataataagtaaaattttactaGTATTTGTTTTATAAGCACATACATCTAAAAGGGTATTGTTTCCTCcaacaaaaaaattctaaaaattcatAGAATTTGACTTTTATAAtacaatcacttttttttaagatttttatttatttcttagagagagagagagagagaaagcacaggcaggcagagtggcaggcagaggcagagggcaaaacaggctccctgtcaagcaaggaacccaatgtgggacttgatcccaggtccctgggatcatgacctgagctgaaggcagccgcttaaccaactgagccacccaggcgtccctacaatCACATTTTAAAGGACCTATCCTTGCAACTTTTTTAACTTATGAAACAGTAAAATATAATCCAATGTTATAGCCAGTTatcaaaaattcataaaaaatcaTAGGCAAAATGGGTGTGGGTGTTCAAATGGTAAAAGTTCTAGTTGTAAGATACATCAGTTAAAAACAAGTAAGTCATATGATGTAATGAACAGCATGGTGATTGTAGTtaataatgttcttttttatataagAAAGTGGctaaatgtgtatattttagaAGTTCTTGTCATAAAAAATGAATTGTAGCTATGTGTGGTGAtagataataactaaacttattttgataattattttacaatatatagatatatcaaaTTTTTAAGTGCAGCTAAGAACAGTAGAATTATATTAATTGTATCTCAGTAAAgcaaattaatgtatttattatttaataattatttattgaaggtatattatgtatattaaatatgtattttaataaccTAATACATTTTGTAATTCCTTTGATATACTACATGCATTAAATATCATTTAGTAAAAATAACACTTATTAAAAGTTATTTAATAAATAGCACTCAATTTCTATTACTACGAGTTCTCAATCATGGAAACACTTTATTTTGAAATCCACAATCCTTCCTTTTAGCACACCAATGGAATCAAGTATTGCATGTAAAAATCTCCATACATTAGTTGCATCCTGGTCTTTTTATTGTGACTATCTGAGTGAGAGGGCTACACCTCTGTAGAAAGAAAGTGGTGTAGAGCGGGACCAGAAGCAGTCTAGCAGGCACAAACAATTTCTGTTTTTGCtctgttttgctctgtttttgcttttggaaGGGAATTTGGGAAACAAAATGTCAGAATTACATTAAATCACAAACTAATACATCTACATGCTTCACTCTGCAATCACCTGGGAGtttctaaaaacaaacagaagcttTCAGAGCTCCACTTGAAACATTCATTGTTCATTGAATAGTTTGTTTTGAAACCTTTGTTACTGAAGTGAGAAATGTCTATATATACACTTACCTATATATATTAGTTGCTGTGCAATGAAAGTACTCATCCTTTGCTAAAAGCAAgcacaaaatatttaataagtgtATGTGAAAATTGTGTCTTCTTTTATGTATGCCCATAGGGTtatattttgtaactttttacattttatccTAAAAATTATTGGAaacaagcaaatattttaaacactttatttgttgattttagtGTGAAATAGCAAGAGCTGGTTCAATGGGGGATgggtagggggagaaggagagagagattcttttttttaagagtttatttatgtgacagccagagattataagtaggcagagagacaggtagagggtgagaggaagtaggctccctgctgagcagggaggcctatGTAGGGCTAgatctctgagatcatgacctgaggcaaaggcaaaggctttatttaacccactgagccagccaggcaccccagagcgagacattcttaagcagactccacattgagcatggagACAAAAGTGGGGTtcaatatcaggaccctgagatcatgacctgagtcaaaatcaagtcagatgcttatccaactgagctaCACAACCACCTGCCAAATTAATGTTTCTATGCATAATTAATTCAAATGAATTTGTCAGTAATGGAAACTAGACTACATTCAATTAGGtgtcaaattaattaaatatttatattaaatgaatAACATATTTTTACCATAAATATTGCAtgccatgtcttctttatccatccattccTTCATTCACTGGAAGATACTTAGGTTGTCTCTACTATCTTGGCTCTTGTCAATAATACTACAATGAACATGGAAGGGCATTGTCTTTgacattctgtttttgttttcttttgatataTAACTAGAAttgagattgctggatcacaaTAAAGTACTagccctttttaatttttgtggaaattccattctgttttccatagtggctgaaccaatttacattcccaccaacaaagcACAAgagtttcctttctccacatacttgccCACACTTGTCAATTCATGTAGTTTTGATGATAACCCCTCTAACAAGTATGAAGTgaaactcattgtggttttgttatACATTTGTTATAGTAATCATTAGTgatattaaacttctttttatATACCTGATTGtgatttatatgtaatttttgaaAAGTGTCTACTCAGTTCTGttgccaattttttttccattttatttattttttcagcataacagtattcattgtttttgcacaacacccagtgctccatgcaatacatgccctccacgaTACTCACCATCAGGTtcatccaacctcccacctccctcccctcaaaaccctcagttagttcctcagagtccacagtctctcatggttcatcttcccctccgtcttcccccaactcccttctcctctccatctccccatttcttccatgttattccttgtgctccacaaataagcaaaaccatatgataattgactctctctgcttgacttacttcacttagcataatatcctccagtcccatccatgttgatacaaaagttgggtattcatcctttctgatggaggcataatactccatagtatatacggaccacatctttatccattcatccattgaagggcatcttggttccttccacagtttggcgaccgcggccattggtgctatgaacattgggttacagatggtccttcttttcaatacatctatatctttggggtaaatacccagtactgcaattgtcgggtcatagggaggctctatttttaatttctttttttttaaagattttttatttatttatttgagagagagagagatcacaagtaggccgagaggcaggcagagagagagagagggaagcaggctccccgctgagcagagagcccgatgtgggactcgatcccaggaccctgagatcatgacctgagccgaaggcagcggcttaacccactgagccacccaggcgccctatttttaatttcttaaggaatctccatgctgttttccaaagttctgTTGCCAATTGTTTCatcagatttcttttctcctatTGGGTTTCATgttatatctctatatatagatagatagataaatagatatagatatatggatagatatagatatacatatatatagacatatagatcaaagCTTGATCTATAGATCAATCTATCAATAGATCgatctatagatatatctatatatacataaatagatgtcatatgtgtatatttctatatatagatatacctatagatatgtatacatatctatatgtatatatgtctatagttcacatatctatatgtatatatacatatagatgtatatatagatatagctatagatatgtatatatgtatacatatctatatgtatatgtctatatttcatatatctgtatgtatatatacatatagatatgaatacatatatacatatctatagatatatctacatatctatgtagatatatatgatattaactccttatcaatTATACATGAtatgcaaatatgttctcccatccTGTAGGCTGCCCTTtcatgttgttgatttttttcttttgctgtgcaaaagcattttagtttgatgtagtaatacattcatttttgttttcatgtttggGCTTTTGGTATTATATCCAAGAAACACTGCCAAGGACCAGAGCTCAGagcttttccttcactttttttctaggagttttatggtttcagatgtTATGTTTCAGTTCTTAACACATATTGAATACATTTTTGTGGCAGGTATAATATGGGGTCCCAATTTATTTCTTCTATGTGAAGCTATATGTTTTCTCAATACCATTTATCAAAAAGACTCTCCATTCCCCTTCGAGTATTTTTGGAATCCTTGACCAATATTAGTTGATCatatatgtgagggtttatttctggactctcaattctgtttTGCTGGTCTAAGTTTCTATTTTATACCAGTGCcctactattttgattactaaaaatttatagtatagcttgaaatAAGACAGTatgttacctttatttttgttttttctcaggattgcttaggctattttgtttttatggctCCATTCAAATTTCAGctgtatttgtgatctttctatgAAAAATCCCATTGGAACTTTAAGGAGTGGCATTGAAACTGTGGTTAGCTCTCAGTAGGATAAATATGTAACGATATGAATTCTTCCAACCCATTAATGTgggatatgttttcattttttatattcttcatttttctaggTCAAACTTTCACAAATCTTTATATACAgatcttttccttcctcagttAAATATATGTCAAAGGAATGAATTATTCTTGATActcatacataattttatttcattttcaaatattttgctgtTAGTTGATAGAAACACataatttctgtattttggtTTACAGACAGCTACTTTGCTAAAATTATTGACCAATTCAAAAAAGTTTCTGGTGGACTCTCTGGGATTTTCGATAAGGTTATATGATctgcaaacaaataaaatattacttcttcctttacatggagtttttttcttcttgcgTATTTGTTCTGTCTAGGTTTTCCAGTAGCATTTGCCTATAAGTGGTGATAATGGGCACCTTTGTCTTGTTTATGAACATAGAGAGAATTATTTCACTACTGAATATGAagttatctattattattatattgacTTATGATCCCTTTATACACATTTGACAATTTTCTTTAAGCATGAAAAGATACTATACTTATCTAGggttttttgtgtatttattgagataatcatatgattcATACCTTCCATTCTATTAATGTAGTATACCCCACATATTGATCTGTGTATGTTTAACCATTCTTGCCCTAGCAATAAATTCCACTTTATCATTGTGTAAGATCCCTTAAATATGCGGTTGACTCTGTTTCCTGGTATTTTATTGCgaatttttgcatttgtattaatcaggaatatatatatatatatacacatatatatgtgtatatatatatatatatacacacacacacacacacacacatatatatgtatatatatatatatctttttttagatatatatatatctttatatatatatatatctagatatagatatatagatatagatatagatatagatatctttttttttttaatttggctttgGTATCAATGTAATACTGTTCTAGTAAAATAAGTTTGAGAGTGGTCCATCCATAACAGTTTTCTGGACGTAGTTTAAGAACAATTGGTGTTAACTCTTTAAACACTTGGTAAAATTCACTAATAAAACCATCTGGTCCTGCACTCTTCTCTCTTGAAAGGTTTTGGGTTCCTGACAAACTTTTTACATTGTTATTTGTCTACTcagattttccctctctctccctctctctctctctctctttttttttcttaatttggtcTTTGTAGGTTCTGTGTTGATatgaatttacccatttcttctagcttATCCAATTTgttgttatataattatttatggtACTTCGTATTTGTGTGGTATCATTGTACATTCTCTGCTTCtatttctgcatttatttaagTCCTATCTATTTTTTCTTAGTTAAGATAAAGGATTatcaattttaaacaaaattgattttcttttcaaaaaaccaacacttaattttattgaactattttattttatactatatcatttatttctgttctattatacccttccttcttctaacttGTAGATCActtattttgtcttattatttttttttcatctagttCCTTGAGATGGAAAGTTTGGTTGTCATtcaagatccttttttttttttaacttaatgtaGATATTCATTGCTGAAAAACATCCTTCTTATAACTGCTTTTGCAGTATCCCAATAGTTATTGACTTGTTTGCTtccatatttgtttatttcagtttttttctccttttgaattTCCTCTTTCATCCATTGGATGTTCAGGATTGCTTTGCCTAATTGGTATATATCTGTGAAATTTCCAGCTTTActcctgttattgatttctagtttcatgccatCGTTGTTGTAAGTCATTGGATATCACTTCAGTCTTattaaatttgttaatatttgttataaatataCAACCTGTTCTTCATAATAGTCCTTGTGTTcttgacaaaaatatttttctgcttctgttggatggaatgttttgtaCATGTCACTTGCATCCATTTTGTTTAAACAACTCTTTAAGTCCAACAATACTGTGTGATTTTCTGTCTGAGTGATATTATTGAAAGTGGGGTAGTAAAGTACATTACtattactgtattgtatatttattccttcccagttttttcatatatatacatacatgtatatatacatatatatatggctattatatcttcttgtttaGTTGACTTTTGTCATTATATAATATACTTCTCAGTgttttattaccatttttttggcttaaagtctatCTTTTCTATTATAAGTAAGTTACTTCTGCTCTCTTTTCGTTTCCACTTGTATGGAATATCTTTATACTTTCACTGTTATCCTAAATGTGTCTTTAAAGGTGAAGTtattttcttgtaggcagcatatagttggttttttttaatccatacagccatcctatgtcttttgattatgtaatttaatcaatttatatttaaagtgactTGTTACtgtcatattattattttattttctgctattttgtatttcccattatttttttcctctttgctagCTGTCTGTATCTGTAAGATGATTGTTTTCCATAGGGATatgctttgatttattttattttatctttcattaattCACTGTAGGTTTACTTTGCAGTTATTGCAAGATTCATATATAACATCTATATGTAACAGACTTTTTATTCAGATAACACCAACTTCAGTCACATATGAAATGCAATTTGCATCATAAAATAAACACCAATAGtctcatgaaaattaaaagatcaTTTTTTCTAGCAAGAAAAAATCAATCCCCAGTTGAACAGatttaaataaataggaaaatctATAAGTCTGAATTCATAGAATTATGAATTTCCAGattaacattaaaatatacaaaacactATGTTTTAAAGATAAGagctttattttttccacatgAAATATAAGAATATAGACAGAAGAGTTTACATTGACATGGGGAAGAGTGTCAGACGtatgaaaaaaaaagccacatataTTTATAGGTTGCCTTGGACAGTCAAAATCATCATTTAGTTAGCATGAGATTATGGGTACCTACATGGCTctgtcagttatgcatctgcctttggctcagatcatgatctcagggcactgggatctttctttttctctcactctgctttatctctcaaataaacaaataagatataAGGTTGTAACCTATTGATTTACTTTAAAAGTATTTGGTGGGTGATGGGTTATGGGCGGATAGAGAATAATATATTCCTGTGATTATATTTATTGAGAATGTgtgattgatttatgaatattgattATGATATTCCTGCATTTTGCATTCTAATGAATACCTTCAAAAGgaatctaaaatatatgaagatttGAATCCGAATTCCATCATTTTCAtagaatgaaaatgaattaaaattgtaTACTCGATCCTCTATATTCTACCATTCCATCTAGAAACTTAATACATTTACTTACCTCTTCTTTCATAAAATTCTGGGAGAAAATTGTCCTTATGTAAATATTGCAAATTTCTTGATAAATTTATGCTCAATACATGTGTAAATTTTGttacatttgtaattttataaaaCTAGAATTTGTAACTGTGTTTAGGGCCCTTCAGTTTCTGTATTAAATATGTGTCACCCTATACATCTGAACATGCTTATGATATTCTAGTTAAATCCAGCCATATTCCAAGTTACTTGTATTATAAGCAAATATtgatttttgcttgtttcccAAAAGTTAATATATTTTTGGTTGCAGAAATATTTAGCACAATATGCATGACCATGTCTTCCAGGAAGATGTTGAGAAAAGATACATGTTACTTTCATTTAACATCCCAATGGCGAGTATTaagagtgttttatttattttatttgttaaaatatttatttatttgcaaaatagagaatgagagagacaatGCATGGgatgggaagagcagagagagagtgagagaaactcaagcagactccaggatGAGTATGAAACCCatggcggggcttgatctcatggtactgagatcacaatctgagttgaaatcaagagttggacaaaTAATTGACTGTGCCCACCACCACCCcaagtatgttttatttttaatgcaagaAGGCTAATGGATTTTAATATACTATAGACTTAATTTTTAGTTTGCACTACGAGagactttttgtgtttttattgttctACAGGAATTcggttcttttttataaaaaaaaaaattgtacccATTGGGGTGTTGCCATAGTTTTCATCTAATTTAGAGTCATTATTGACTCCTCACATTCTTTAACATCTTGTATACAATTCATCAGCATAGCTATTGGCTGTATATTATAACAGTTTTCCTACATGCCCACTTCTcagcatctcccctgcagatcCTTGGACTCAACTACCATTGTCTTTTGCTTTGACACCATTAAGAACTTCTAACTGCTCTtccacttttttcatttttttcttctaaaatgtctCCCCATTACAAAGCCAGAGGCATTCTCTGGAAAACTTATCCAGGTGTTATATGTCTCTGCTCAGATTTCTTCAATAGATTATATAAgtcctaattattttttttcccattttatttattttttcagcataacagtattcattctttttgcacaacacccagtgctccatgcaaaacgtgccctccccattacccaccacctgttcccccaacctcccacccctgacccttcaaaaccctcaggttgtttttcagagtccatagtctcttatggttcgcc
It includes:
- the LOC123938084 gene encoding LOW QUALITY PROTEIN: olfactory receptor 2AJ1-like (The sequence of the model RefSeq protein was modified relative to this genomic sequence to represent the inferred CDS: inserted 1 base in 1 codon), whose product is MGQENHSFTSDFXFSSSQSSLVFCSLIVIIFIMTIMENTIMILLILRDSRLHTPMYFLLSHLSFMDILHISNIVPKMVTDFLSGSRTISFAGCGFQVFLSLTLLGGECLLLAAMSYDRYVAICHPLHYPILMNDYVRILMAGGSWLVGTVNSIVHTAYALHFPFCGSRAIDHFFCEVPAMLKLSCVDTTLYERGVYVSGLIFLLIPVSVIFASYVQILLSVLQMKSSEARKKSFSTCSFHMIVVTMYYGPFIFTYMRPKAYHTPGQDKYLAIFYTILTPTLNPIIYSFRNKDVLEAMKNMLKSNFLH